AACTGAGAGCTCTATTAATGTCTAAACTGCTAATCTTTATCGGATTACTCGCGATCCTTATACCCAGCCAAAGCATTGGCGGCGACAACTTTCTAAGCGCCCAGTCAGCTTTTAGCCCAGCTATATCAAGCTCTGATGAAGGCGACGCCATTCTGTCCTTCGACATCGCTGAGGGCTATTTCTTGTATGCCGACAGCCTAATCATTAAAGACAGCGACGATTCACTACTGTCTCTCAAATTACCTGAAGCCCAACTGCTCTATGATGAGTTCTTTGATGAGTTCAAACCGGTGCTTTCTGGCGCTA
This region of uncultured Umboniibacter sp. genomic DNA includes:
- a CDS encoding protein-disulfide reductase DsbD domain-containing protein, whose amino-acid sequence is MSKLLIFIGLLAILIPSQSIGGDNFLSAQSAFSPAISSSDEGDAILSFDIAEGYFLYADSLIIKDSDDSLLSLKLPEAQLLYDEFFDEFKPVLSGAIVADLPPTTSPYILVTYQGCALEGLCYTPTTVKLLL